In the genome of Stigmatopora nigra isolate UIUO_SnigA chromosome 7, RoL_Snig_1.1, whole genome shotgun sequence, the window TCagccaaacaatgaaaaaaaaacatgactcatagtttggaaaatacagtacttgtaACATTGTCAGAAAATGAAGACTAGTCTCAACGTATTGATGAATTCATgcaatttgttttgttaaaccAGCTTTTTGTCTCCTCTCCTTTTCACATGAGCTTAGTTCAAGTTTGCAGACAAAATAGATGTTACTCTACTCATCTTTGGGATCCTAACGTCCATTGCTCACGGGGTTATCATGCCCATTATGTGTGCTTTGTTTGGGGAAATGACAGACAACTTTGCCGAACATACTGCACTAGCTGAATACAACACCACTCTCTTTAGTGAGTCAAAAAGAAACTAAAGCAAATACAGTAATGACTTGTCTTGGCGGTTAAGTCATTAtgcctaactttttttttcagattccaCTAGCATAGATCGCAATGTGACCTTAGGTGACTTCATGAGCACGTAAGAATGAGATTtcaatattaattcattaaggcacaattatatttttaagtagtagaatgtttttttccttctaccCATTTCAGCTTTGCTGTCTATTACTCCATTTTGGGGGCCATCGTAATAGTGACCGCCTTTGCAGAAATTGCTTTCTTCACGCTGTCAGCGGGACGACAGGTCAGGCGCATCCGTATACGTTGTTTCCACAGTATCTTACGACAAGATATTGGTTGGTTTGATGTCACCGAGACAGGAACGCTCAACACTCATATCATAGAGTGAGTAACTTCTCTATTACTTTTATTCATGCAAGGCTAGTACTTTGTATGTAGACTGAATTCTACATATGAAGATTAAATGGCAAAGTTTGGTTAAATCtgtttacaaatgtatttaaaaaaacatacaaaaaaaactaaaccacTTTGAAATAAGTATCAATGGACTTAGCTCAATACTTTGTTGCTCCACCTTTGGCAGCACTTACAGTCTCTCAGTACTTTATGAACATGATAAAATAAGCTTAACACAGTTATTAGTACTACACTTTTTCTCGCCGCCTTctcaaacttttattttttctaatgttttcCAATTAACCAGATTACCCAAGTACAGGTAGAAACTGAGTTTTTAAATACTTCATTTATTAAGgggaaaatgattgaaaatgttaCTAATCCTTAACCTCATAAATGGTTGGGCTGCCttcagcagcaacaacagcaattAGTCATTTTAATAGCTTATAATGAGACTATTATCTCACTGATAAGAAAGAAAGGCCAAGGTCCAATATATTTCCATGCTAATGTGTTGCTCCATCACACACTATGCCAAATTTATTGGTTAGAAccttatttcatcccgtattcgggaaatttcttggtagcaagacagacacaagacattgtagacctaggtaaaaaactggagccacacaagcCACAAGTCGATAAGACTTCTCAGGACTGCGcacatagatattaaaatcgCCAAGAATGAATATACTCTGACATAATGTCCAGTAGCAGCTCAGAAAATCCATTCAAAAGACAGCCAATCACCTAGGTTTGATCAAACCAAACACCACGCCGTGTgcttaactcactggctgccattgtgAGTGAAATATAGCATTGAAGTACAATTATCGTTCAAattgtatgtatataatattttctttaattgttGACTTTTGTCGTTTGTTCACTCAGTGACGTCTACAAGATCCAAGAGGGTATTGGAGAACAAATTGGGTTATTTATCCAGTCCCTTTCCACCTTTGTCTTCTCTTTCATTGTCAGCCTAATCAAAGGCTGGAAACTGACTTTGGTCATCTTGGCCGTATGCCCGTTGCTTGGTCTCACAGCCGCACTTTTCAGTCAGGTACTCTTGCTCTTCTATCCGCTATATGTAACCGAAAAAGCAACTCCTCGCCAAGCTGATCGTGTCTGGCCTTTTCTGAGTAGATGGTGACGTCTTTCACTACCAAAGAACAGGCTGCTTATGCCAAAGCGGGTGCAGTGGCAGAGGAGGTGCTTTCTGCCATTAGGACTGTGTTTGCTTTCAATGGACAGCATAAAGAGATTAACAGGTTGGTgacatatctcaaattgctcgtatttcgaggtacctgttgggtttattctgtattactttatgaacctatcagtacctggatgggtggatgtgtggatgtgtggatgtgtggatgtgtggatgggtggatgggtggatgggtggatgggtgggtgggtgtgtgggtggatggatggatggatggatggatggatggatggatggatggatggatggatggatggatggatggatggatggatggatggatgggtgggtgggtggatggatggatggatggatggatggatggatggatggatggatggatggatggatggatggatggatggatggatggatggatggatggatggatggatgggtggatggatggatggatatttgGAGGGTTGTAACTTCAAAAATAATGCATGTAGGTCGTTTCAGAAGTGGAGGTATAACCTATATACACAATACTAAAACATGcagttttgactgggagggttggttAGTGATTATTCTAGTTCCATCAATGCTGGCCAATGAAGCAAATGTTGATCAATTATTGAATCTTAGACTATGCTGGTGATCCTCACAGGTATCATAAGAACTTGGAGGAGGCCAAGAAAATGGGAATCAAGGCAACAATAAGTACAAGCCTTATCATGGGCTTCACCTTTATGATGATCTACTTGTCTTACGCTCTGGCTTTCTGGTATGGGAGCACACTCATTCTGACTAAAGAGTACTCTATCGGAACCGTACTGTCAGTGAGTAAAAGACATCAGGACTTTAACAAAATGCTTACCAGAACTGTCACGGTAATACGTTTTTCTTCCTAGGTTTTATTTGCTTTACTTATCGGTGCATCTGCTTTGGGACACACGTCGCCAACTATCCAGTCCTTTTCTAGCGCCCGGGGAGCCGCATACAAAATCTACAGCATTATCGCCAACGTAAAACAAAATATGCCCAATTCTCCTTTTGCTCTGTGCTAtatagtttttcttttcattgaaTAAACTTTAAACCACAACGAAGCTGACGAGAAACACCAAATGTCATTCTGCAGAAACCGACCATCGACAGCTATTCGGAAAGCGGCTTCAAGCCAGACTCAATCAATGGAAATATAGAGTTTAAGAATGTACACTTTACCTATCCCACAAGGCCTGACGTCAAAGTAAGCTTTTTGCAAGGACTGTCTAAGCTACATATAAACCATTGTTCATACTGACTTACTCTTGCAGGTATTAAACAATTTGTCCCTTAGTGTGAAAACTGGACAGACCGTCGCATTAGTGGGAAGCAGTGGATGCGGTAAAAGCACCACCATCCAGCTGTTGCAGAGGTTTTATGAACTTCAGGAGGGATCTGTGTGTGCATTTTTCATCATGTTAAATGGCTTTTAAATGCAACAGATACTGCAGAAAGTAGAGGGAAGAACAAGGCCATTGATCCATTCCTTTTCTTATGTGTAGATATCTATTGATGGCCATGACATCAGTTCTCTCAATGTCCGCTACTTGCGAGGAATAATTGGCGTAGTGAGTCAAGAGCCCGTCCTTTTTGCCACCACCATAAGTGAGAACATCCGATACGGACGACTCGATGTCACGCAAGAAGAGATAGAAGCTGCCGCTAAGGAGGCCAATGCTTACGACTTCATCGTGAGCCTTCCTGATGTATGGCCGTCTTCCGGACTTCTATCTTAAAAATAACTGTCCATTGCCAACAGTGTTTTTCTTGTCGAGCAGAAATTTGAGACGCTGGTCGGAGACCGAGGGACTCAGATGAGTGGAGGACAGAAGCAGAGAATTGCAATTGCTCGAGCGCTAGTCCGCAACCCCAAAATCCTTCTGCTGGATGAAGCAACGTCTGCTCTCGATGCTCAGAGCGAGACTATTGTGCAGGCTGCGCTCGATAAGGTACAAACATTAACTCGGATTGCTTATTCGTACCCCATAATGCTGGTGACGGTCCAGACTAAGGACCCAAAGCACAGTATTGAGTGGATGTTTTGAGTTTACTGTCAACATAAACACAGTCGATAATCATAATCGTACTGTAAaaacaagtacaaaataaattatgatCCCCTGAATGGCTTCCTGAATGGCTCATCAGCCGAGAGACATGGAAAGACCAAGCGAAGACCACACAAGTCTTCTATCTGCTAACTTAGAAACtgcaggcaacaataagtctgcaATTCATTAATATAAGTCAATAGTCctcatgtaaaaaaacaaacacaaaaaatatatatatcaagaTTCATTCTGATCCATCCATGACTAATGGAAGAGTAATATATGTTGTCAATGTCAGGAGAAGAAGAACAATGTAAGCGAGAACTTGAAATCTCCCTCGGGGCAGTTTCAAATTAATGTGGAGACAGGCCCTCTATTTCCATGAATGCATTTGGTACATATCTTTGACGTGTGTCACTATTGCACATctcagtaaaaaagaaaatttaaaaattaggaTTATTCTGAACAATGTGTCATTTGAACTGCAACATTGCGATAATGTTATCATTAGGGGTCATTGCTCGCAGGACATAGCTAGTATTAGCTTCAGGCTCTCTGAAACGAACGCTAACAGCCGCTcgttaagtgatacattgatcttggacactttaAACATCTGCCGCAATTATATGGTTAAATTTGGCGCCCTTTGTTGATGTGTGGACGGGAGCTGTCTCAGCTGCCCCTCTCCTGACTCACACAATCTTTTTGGCTTTTCTAACCCCACGCAGGTCCGACTGGGTCGTACAACCATAGTTGTTGCTCATCGTCTCTCAACGATCAGAAATGCTGATGTGATCGCAGGCTTCAAAAATGGAGAAATTGTTGAGTTTGGGACTCACAGTGAATTGATGGAAAAACAGGGTATTTACCATACTCTTGTCACAATGCAGGTAAGACAGTATTTGGTGGGAATGCATGTTTTCTCGGAAATTCAACCTATAATAACCTTTACATCTCTAAGACATTTGAAAAAGCCAAAGATGAGGAACAGGAGGAATCTGTGCCCACTGAAAATTGCCCAATTGCCCAAAAGCCTGTTGAATCTTCCCTAATTATGAGGAAGTCTACAAGAGGTTCCTCCAACGCTGGCttagaaggaaagaaagaagagaaagaaacaTTGGTGGATGCCAAAAACATAATAGATGATGTGAGTCTGGCAATTTTCGGAATCTTCGCAAAGCAAATGAAATTGAGGCACTCGGCTCTCCCTCTTACTTTCTGTAGGACGAAAAACTTCCCTCTGTGTCCTTCTGCACAATAATGCGTTTCAACCGTGGTGAATGGCCTTACATTTTGTTAGGCACCATCTTTGCAATACTCAACGGAATAGTCATGCCTATGTTTGAGATCATCCTCTCCAAATACATTGTCGTAGGtggcatttaattattttttagagTTAAAATGCATACATGTAACATTGAAATGCAGTGAACACTCATATTGTACAtgtatctaaataaataaactaaacttTTCTGTTTCAACTGTCAGGTGTTCATCGATCCCGATGAAGATGTCGTGCGAAACAAATCTCTAATCCTTTCTATTATTTTTGCGGTTCTTGGAGTTGCTTCTTTTTTTACTCTGTTTTTAGAGGTAAGCGCGCCCACATTCACCGCCAAATTTTTCACCATAGCAGATTTTTCTAAGAATaaccattttatacattttatgaaCACATTGACAGCATTTTGCTCCATTTGTCGTTTCCAATGCCCAAATAGTTGTAGGCTGCTGTTTATTTTGTAATCAGGGTTTCTGTTTTGGCAAATCTGGTGAAATTCTGACCATGAAAATGAGACTTGCAACTTTCACAGCCATGATGAGACAGGTAAGAAATTCTGACAATCTAATATTTTACCATAGATTAATTTATTTCTCTTGGTTTAAGGACCTTAAATGGTACGATGAACCCAATAACAGCGTTGGAGCCCTCACAACAAGGCTGGCTATGGATGCGGCTCAAGTACAGGGGGTAATAATggactcttctttttttgccatattttcGATCTTCACACATTTGCACAGATGGAATTGCGACTTAACCGATTTGCattagtatgtttttcattcgTTCATCTTGGAATTGTTTCTTGAGGTTTTCTGAGTGTGCATAACACCACTTCAAGTTGTTAAGTTGCGTGTTGGCATGCGtctgtatgtatttttactcaAATGTCATTCGCAATTCCACCCAATTGCAAAATGACTTTgcttttcttattcatttagatccattcattaataattttcttattttttgcaaaacatacattttgaaTACGTATTGCATGCGTAATCATttatacttttgtcatttttataaggTTTAGAGGGTATTATTAAAGATCGTGGAGCAAATTATGATAATTCAATGTCAATGGAAAATATGTCTACTTATGAAAAATctgttacaaaaccacttctggaaccaattcattaaattaacgtatttatttattcaatgtatATAAAGCGGGCAAAATGTAAGTGCGCCAGTGCAGTAGCCATTGTAACTAATATTATTCCTCTCTTCTTAGGCTACTGGAGTACGTCTGTCCACACTGGTTCACAATATCGTTAACATGAGCACATGTGTGATTATTGCCTTTATGTATGGCTGGCAACTGACCTTACTGGTACTGGTGTTGGTGCCATTCAT includes:
- the LOC144199092 gene encoding ATP-dependent translocase ABCB1-like: MAETEKLRKAEDICLSDIKHETENKKEKKEKEPSIPKVGPIELFKFADKIDVTLLIFGILTSIAHGVIMPIMCALFGEMTDNFAEHTALAEYNTTLFNSTSIDRNVTLGDFMSTFAVYYSILGAIVIVTAFAEIAFFTLSAGRQVRRIRIRCFHSILRQDIGWFDVTETGTLNTHIIDDVYKIQEGIGEQIGLFIQSLSTFVFSFIVSLIKGWKLTLVILAVCPLLGLTAALFSQMVTSFTTKEQAAYAKAGAVAEEVLSAIRTVFAFNGQHKEINRYHKNLEEAKKMGIKATISTSLIMGFTFMMIYLSYALAFWYGSTLILTKEYSIGTVLSVLFALLIGASALGHTSPTIQSFSSARGAAYKIYSIIANKPTIDSYSESGFKPDSINGNIEFKNVHFTYPTRPDVKVLNNLSLSVKTGQTVALVGSSGCGKSTTIQLLQRFYELQEGSISIDGHDISSLNVRYLRGIIGVVSQEPVLFATTISENIRYGRLDVTQEEIEAAAKEANAYDFIVSLPDKFETLVGDRGTQMSGGQKQRIAIARALVRNPKILLLDEATSALDAQSETIVQAALDKVRLGRTTIVVAHRLSTIRNADVIAGFKNGEIVEFGTHSELMEKQGIYHTLVTMQTFEKAKDEEQEESVPTENCPIAQKPVESSLIMRKSTRGSSNAGLEGKKEEKETLVDAKNIIDDDEKLPSVSFCTIMRFNRGEWPYILLGTIFAILNGIVMPMFEIILSKYIVVFIDPDEDVVRNKSLILSIIFAVLGVASFFTLFLEGFCFGKSGEILTMKMRLATFTAMMRQDLKWYDEPNNSVGALTTRLAMDAAQVQGATGVRLSTLVHNIVNMSTCVIIAFMYGWQLTLLVLVLVPFMIAAGVMQMQIIGGQAAEDKIELENAGKILTEAIENIRTVASLTREPMFETFYADNLQVPYINSQKRACLQGLVFAITEAMLCFAYAACFRFGAWLIENDYMDLEGVFLVTMVLLYGAMNIGETNSYTPSYAKGKVSAAHIIKLLNRQPAIDNLSQEGQSLDQFDGNVELESVRFTYPSRPNVLVLQGLNLKVGKGETLALVGSSGCGKSTTIQLLERFYDPVRGNVVR